DNA from Marinagarivorans cellulosilyticus:
GATATTGTTTAGTGCTCCTATTAACTAGCGATATGATTACTTGCTGTGTCGGCCGGTTAATTTGACAGGATAATGACTATTCTGTGATACATCCGTGATCTCTTGGGCGTATAGTTGTAAGAGACTTGTATAGTTAAGGGGGTTATATGTTCACGTCAAAATTTACAAAGACCTACTCTTTGTCATCGCCACTGAAGGAATCTGATGTCACGCCAGAGTCTAGCTATTTAAATCGTCGAAGCTTTTTAATGGCTGCATCGCTGCCCTTTATAGGTAATTCATACAGTGCGCATGCGGCACTGGCCGGTTTTGATGCGAAGGCATCGTCTGCTAAAACGAGCCATACGGTAGAAGGCGAAAAGCTTAATTCTTTTGAGGATATCACCCAATACAATAATTTTTACGAGCTAGGCACCGCGAAAACAGACCCGTATAAAAACGCCGATGCCTTAGTGACCGAGCCTTGGTCGGTTGCGATAGAGGGGCATTGCGCCAAGCCGGGGACGTACACCTTGGAAGACATCATTAAACCCCATGCCTTTGAAGAGCGAATATATCGGCTGCGCTGTGTTGAGGCATGGTCGATGGTTGTGCCTTGGTTAGGGTTTTCGTTAGCCGATTTGCTTACGCGTTTCGAGCCGACGAGCAAAGCTAAATATGTTGCTTTTGAAACATTGTATGACCCTAAAAATCCACTGCCCGGCCAAAATCGCCCAGTTATTGATTGGCCTTACCGAGAAGGCTTACGCATGGATGAAGCAATGCACCCCTTAAGCTTTATGGCCTTGGGCTTATATGGTAAATCACTGCCCAATCAAAACGGCGCGCCATTAAGGTTGGTTGTGCCTTGGAAGTATGGCTTTAAAAGTATTAAATCCATTGTCAAAATTCGTTTTGTTGAAAGCATGCCAAAAACCAGCTGGAATATGCTGCAGGCCAGTGAGTATGGTTTTTATTCAAATGTGAATCCTAGTGTTAGCCACCCCCGCTGGAGTCAGTCGCGTGAGCGCCGCTTGGGGGAGCTGTTTAAGCGCCCAACACTCATGTTTAATGGTTATGAAAAGGATGTTGCCAGTTTGTACAAAGGTATGGATTTGAAAAAATATTTTTAGCGGAAATTGTTGGCGTATATGAATCGTTTGGCAGGTCACGTGCTGGGCTTATTGCCAGCATTGTATTTGGTGTTGCTAGGTTTTTTTGACGGCTTAGGCGCTAACCCCATCGAGTGGCTTACGCGCAATACGGGCAAGTGGGCGTTAATATTATTGTTGGCGAGCTTGGCCGTAACGCCCTTGGTAAAGGGGGGGGGTAAAGTTGGTTTGGGCGCTAAAATAATAAAATTCAAAAAAATTATGCCCTGGCGACGCTTGCTGGGGCTTTATGCTTTTTTTTATGCATTGCTACATTTTAGTGTTTATTTAATATTTGATTTGTCTTTTGACTTCTCATTTTTGTGGGCCGATATTCAAGACCGCCCTTATATTACAGTGGGCTTTTTGGCTTTTGTTATTTTGTTGGCATTGGCATTGACGTCGAGTAATTATTCTAGGCGCAAGCTCGGGCGGCATTGGGTTGGACTACATAAAAGCGTGTATGTAGCAGACGCCTTAGTGTTATTGCATTTGTTTTGGTTAATTAAAGCCGATTTTTATCGTTTTTGGT
Protein-coding regions in this window:
- the msrP gene encoding protein-methionine-sulfoxide reductase catalytic subunit MsrP, with amino-acid sequence MFTSKFTKTYSLSSPLKESDVTPESSYLNRRSFLMAASLPFIGNSYSAHAALAGFDAKASSAKTSHTVEGEKLNSFEDITQYNNFYELGTAKTDPYKNADALVTEPWSVAIEGHCAKPGTYTLEDIIKPHAFEERIYRLRCVEAWSMVVPWLGFSLADLLTRFEPTSKAKYVAFETLYDPKNPLPGQNRPVIDWPYREGLRMDEAMHPLSFMALGLYGKSLPNQNGAPLRLVVPWKYGFKSIKSIVKIRFVESMPKTSWNMLQASEYGFYSNVNPSVSHPRWSQSRERRLGELFKRPTLMFNGYEKDVASLYKGMDLKKYF
- a CDS encoding sulfite oxidase heme-binding subunit YedZ, giving the protein MNRLAGHVLGLLPALYLVLLGFFDGLGANPIEWLTRNTGKWALILLLASLAVTPLVKGGGKVGLGAKIIKFKKIMPWRRLLGLYAFFYALLHFSVYLIFDLSFDFSFLWADIQDRPYITVGFLAFVILLALALTSSNYSRRKLGRHWVGLHKSVYVADALVLLHLFWLIKADFYRFWWYAGVYIGLMAFRFLAVKL